The genomic window ATGCACTTGGCTGCATATCTTGAAATATATCCCCTCCTATTTACACCCTGATATGAGGCTCAACTCAATCCAGTTTTTTACCAGTGCATCCATGATGATGTCCATAATGTTCATCCCCCTCCTGGCTGAGGAGATGGGTGCAACTTACACCCAGGTGGGCATTATAATGAGTGTGTACGGTGCATGCCTGTTCTTTTCATCCTACATCTTTAGCAAAGCAGCAGATGTATGGAACATTAAAAAACTACTGCTTTTTGGACTTGCATGCTCGGCCATAGCTTATTTCCTGCAGATATTCGCATACGATCCATTGGGCCTTGCACTGGTGCGTGGATTTCTGGGCATATGTGTGGGTATGTATCCGGCTGCCTTTATCATGCATGTCTACGGGCTAAAACGCAGCATTGGGAAATTCAGCTCATTTGGTGCCCTGGGCTGGGCGTTCGGGTTCTTCGGAGCAGGGTTGATAGGGGACTTTGACCTGATATTCCTTGTCAGTTCATTTATGGTGATATTGTCCCTCATCATCGCAATCCGTATGCCTGAGGTACAGTTAGATAAGATAAAAGTGAATTATTTTTCATTTTCCACAATTAAAAATAACTGGAGTATTTATCTTGCGTTCTTCATCAGGCATACAGGTGCAGTTGGATGCTGGACCATATTCCCGCTGTACATGGTCAGCCTGGGAGCAGATATGTTCTGGATAGGACTGCTATTTGCTGTAAATCCGTTAGTCCAGTTCTTAACAATGCGGCGGTTGGACGGCTGGAACATGGAACTTGTAGTAAAAGCTGGATACCTGTTGTCCATACTGGCATTTATCA from ANME-2 cluster archaeon includes these protein-coding regions:
- a CDS encoding MFS transporter, which translates into the protein MRLNSIQFFTSASMMMSIMFIPLLAEEMGATYTQVGIIMSVYGACLFFSSYIFSKAADVWNIKKLLLFGLACSAIAYFLQIFAYDPLGLALVRGFLGICVGMYPAAFIMHVYGLKRSIGKFSSFGALGWAFGFFGAGLIGDFDLIFLVSSFMVILSLIIAIRMPEVQLDKIKVNYFSFSTIKNNWSIYLAFFIRHTGAVGCWTIFPLYMVSLGADMFWIGLLFAVNPLVQFLTMRRLDGWNMELVVKAGYLLSILAFISLVPATIYYHIIPSMFLVALSWSFLFVGSTELLLMRNKDKATSAGYINSVIAMSMITGPLLGGILSGMFGFTAMFIVAAGLSLVSLLISLTSLTHRPVQD